One genomic window of Ziziphus jujuba cultivar Dongzao chromosome 4, ASM3175591v1 includes the following:
- the LOC107405474 gene encoding GDSL esterase/lipase At2g04570: MAYIHISWVLIATTQILLSVITQVGAKIPAIIVFGDSSVDAGNNNQIPTVARSNFQPYGRDFSGGKATGRFSNGRIPTDFISEALGIKPTIPAYLDPAYHISDFATGVTFASAATGYDNATSDVLSVIPLWKQLEYYKEYQQKLKAYLGDPAASERISESLYMMSLGTNDFLENYYAIPGRSSRYTIDQYQDFLVGIARNFIKELYGLGARKISLGGLPPMGCLPLERTTNFMGGNECLDSYNTVALQFNDKLKGLTIGLNKELPGIRLVFSNPYYIFMQIIRRPSMYGFSASSVACCATGMFEMGYACNRNNMFTCSDANKYVFWDSFHPTEKTNHIISDYMVKKVLFQFLS, encoded by the exons ATGGCATACATTCACATTTCATGGGTCCTAATTGCGACTACTCAGATCTTGTTGTCGGTAATTACCCAAGTTGGGGCAAAAATTCCAGCAATAATTGTGTTTGGGGACTCATCAGTAGATGCTGGAAATAACAACCAAATTCCGACGGTTGCCAGAAGCAATTTCCAGCCTTATGGCCGTGATTTCTCCGGCGGAAAGGCTACCGGGAGGTTCTCCAATGGCCGAATTCCGACGGACTTCATCTCTGAGGCTCTTGGTATTAAACCAACAATACCTGCCTACTTGGATCCTGCTTATCACATATCAGATTTTGCTACAGGAGTTACTTTTGCTTCTGCTGCCACTGGCTATGATAATGCAACTTCTGATGTGCTG TCTGTGATACCACTGTGGAAGCAACTGGAATACTACAAGGAATACCAACAGAAACTCAAAGCGTATCTTGGGGATCCGGCTGCAAGCGAAAGAATCAGCGAATCGTTGTACATGATGAGCCTGGGAACGAATGATTTCCTAGAGAATTACTATGCAATTCCTGGAAGATCGTCCCGATACACAATCGACCAGTACCAAGATTTTCTTGTTGGAATTGCCAGAAATTTCATCAAGGAATTGTACGGACTGGGAGCTAGGAAAATATCCCTTGGAGGTCTACCCCCAATGGGTTGCTTGCCATTGGAGAGGACAACCAATTTCATGGGTGGAAATGAGTGTTTGGATAGTTACAACACTGTTGCTTTGCAGTTCAATGACAAACTGAAGGGCTTGACCATAGGCCTCAACAAGGAGCTTCCTGGGATCAGATTGGTTTTTTCAaatccatattatatttttatgcagATCATCAGAAGGCCTTCTATGTATG GATTCTCTGCTAGCTCAGTGGCATGCTGTGCAACAGGAATGTTCGAGATGGGGTATGCATGTAATAGAAACAATATGTTTACGTGCTCGGATGCTAACAAATATGTGTTTTGGGATTCATTCCATCCTACAGAAAAGACGAACCATATCATCTCAGATTATATGGTCAAAAAAGTTCTCTTTCAGTttctttcataa